In the genome of Pseudomonas sp. Teo4, the window TCGCTACCCCGGGCCGCCTGTGCGACCACCTGCGTCGTGACGAGAAAGTCCTGTCCACCGTTCAGTACCTGGTACTGGACGAAGCGGACGAGATGCTCAAGCTGGGCTTCATGGATGACCTCGAAGTGATCTTCGACGCCATCCCCGAGTCGCGCCAGACCGTGCTGTTCTCCGCCACCCTGCCGTCCTCGATCCGCAGCATCGCCGAGCGTCACCTGCGCGAGCCGAAGCACGTCAAGATCCAGAGCAAGACCCAGACCGTTACCGCGATCGACCAGGCCCACCTGATGGTCCACGCCGACCAGAAGATCCCGGCTGTGCTGCGTCTGCTGGAAGTGGAAGAGTTCGACGCGCTGATCGCTTTCGTGCGCACCAAGCAAGCCACCCTGGACCTGGCCTCCGCGCTGGAAGCCAAGGGCTACAAGGCTGCCGCGCTGAACGGCGACATCGCCCAGAACCAGCGTGAGCGCGTCATCGACTCGCTCAAGGATGGCCGTCTGGACATCGTTGTCGCCACCGACGTTGCCGCTCGTGGTCTGGACGTACCGCGCATCACCCACGTATTCAACGTGGACATGCCGTACGACCCAGAGTCCTACGTGCACCGTATCGGCCGTACCGGCCGTGCCGGTCGCGATGGCCGTGCGCTGCTGCTGGTTACCCCGCGTGAGCGCCGCATGCTGCAGGTGATCGAGCGTGTAACCGGGCAGAAGGTTGCCGAAGCTCGTCTGCCGAACGCCCAGGCCGTGCTGGATGCGCGCATCAAGAAGCTGACTTCGAGCCTGGCGCCGCTGGTTGCCGAAGCAGAAGCCACCCATGGCGAACTGTTCGACCGCCTGACCGCCGACCTCGGCTGCAGCCCGCGCGCCCTGGCTTCGGCCCTGCTGCGCAAGGCCACCAATGGCCAGGCGCTGGACCTGGCAGCGGTAGAGCGCGAGCAGCCGCTGGTGCCAAGCTTCGCCCCGCGTGGTGAGCGCCCTGAGCGTGGCGAGCGTGCCGAGCGCAGTGATCGTGGCGACCGTGAGCGTCGTGCGCCGATGCCGCTGGCTGAAGGCCGCGTGCGTTGCCGTACCGCCCTGGGTGCCCGTGATGGTATCGCCGCCAAGAACCTGCTGGGCGCGATCCTCAACGAGGGTGGCCTGGCGCGTGACGCCATCGGCCGTATCCAGGTTCGTGACAGCTTCAGCCTGATCGAACTGCCGGAAGAAGGCCTGGAGCGTCTGCTGTCCAAGCTCAAGGACACCCGTGTGGCGGGCAAGCAGCTGAAGCTGCGCCGCTACCGCGAGGACTGATCCTGGCGCAATAAAAAATCCCCGGCCTAGGTCGGGGATTTTTTTGCCTGTACCGGCCTGATCGCCGCGGCTTGTCGTGGCGACGAACCGCGGCGATTAGGCCCTTCAGTCGAACCGATAAATGTCCATCCCCAGCGCCCCCAAGGTAAAGCCTTGGTGCACCACGCCGAATGCTCCACCTGCCCCCAGTGCAAAGAACAACGGCAGGAAATGCTCATCGCTGGGATGGTTGCGCACTGCAAACGGTGCCTGCTGCCGATAATCCAGCAGCGCCGATTGATCATCCTCTTGCAGCTTCTGCACCACCCAATCTCTGAACGCCAACGCCCAAGGCTCGATCACATCCGGCCCAGCATGCCAGTCCAGCTCGCCCAGGTTGTGGGTAATGCTGCCGGAGCCAATCAGCAGTATGCCTTCCTCTCGCAGGCCCGCCAGCGCCTGGCCGACCTTGATCTGTAGCGCCGGCCCCATTTGGCTGGGCAGCGAGACCTGAATCACGGGAATGCTTGCATCCGGGTACATGAGCGACAACGGCACCCAGGCGCCATGGTCGAACGGCCGCTGTGGGTCCAGGCGGGCGGGCAGGCCGGCCTTGCTCAGCAGTGCGCTGACCTTGCCTGCCAGCGCAGGCTCGCCCGGCGCAGGGTACTGCACCGCGTACAGCGCCGCAGGAAACCATAGAAGTCATGCCAGGTTTCTGGCTGCGCACTGCCGGTCACCAGCAGTTCGCGGCTCTCCCAGTGCGCCGACACCACCACGATCGCCTTTGGACGTGGCAGGGCATTGGCCAGGCCAGCCAGGGCGGGTCCGCTGGCGCCGGGTTGCAGGGCGAGCATGGGGGAGCCGTGGGAAATGTACAGGCTGGGCAGCATGGTGGTGTCACCTGGCGGTTAAGATGCTGTCATCTTCGATCAGATACAGATCGAATTCCAATATAAGATTTTAGCGTTATCTATCTAATATCCAGGAGGAAACATGGAGGCGGCATTCTGGCACCGCAAGTGGGCCGACAACCAGATCGGTTTTCATCAGGCCCAGGTCAACCCTTACTTGCAGCGGCACTGGCCTGCGCTCGGGTTGGCGCCCGGTGGTCGGGTGCTGGTGCCGTTGTGTGGCAAGAGCCTGGACCTGGCCTGGCTGGCGGGGCAGGGGCATCGTGTGCTGGGCGTGGAGCTGTCGCGGCTAGCGGTGGAGGACTTTTTCCGAGAGCAAGGCTTGGCGGCTGAAGTATCTCAGCAGGGGGCATTCGAGGTTTGGCAGGCCGGTGAAGTGCAGGTCTGGTGTGGGGATGTCTTCGCCTTGCGGGCCGAGGATGTCGCCGATTGCGTCGGGCTTTATGACCGGGCGGCGTTGATTGCCTTGCCGCCAGCCATGCGGGAACGGTACATGGCGATGTTGTCGCAGATCTTGCCGGCGGGTGGTCGCGGGCTGCTGGTGACCCTGGATTATGACCAGTCGAAACTCGACGGGCCGCCGTTTTCGGTGGTGGATAGCGAGGTTCGCCGGGGCTTTTGCGCTTGGAAAGTGGATGAGCTGGAGGCCTTCGAAGCGATCAAGGAAAGCCCTAAGTTCGTGCAGGCCGGGGTGCCAAGCCTGCTGGAGCGCGTCTATTGTGTAGCGTTCTGATTGATATGTTGTAAGTACCGGCCTCTTCGCGGGTAAACCCGCTCCCACAGGTTACCCACTGATATCAAGAACAGTGGAGTACCTGTGGGAGCGGGTTTACCCGCGAAGAGGCCGGTACAGGCCGAAAAAGAAAGGGCGACCGAAGTCGCCCTTTCTTTTTCGCGTCAGCCCATCAACCGCGGCGACGCAGCGCCTCGATGCGGTCTTCCAGCGGTGGGTGGCTCATCAGCAGGCCAGCCAGGCCGTGCTTGAGGCCGCCATTGATGCCAAAGGCGCGCATGGTGTCAGGCATGTGCACCGGCAGGCCCTGTTCCACGCGCAGGCGCTGCAATGCACCGATCATCGCGTTGGTGCCGGCCAGCTGTGCACCGGCTTCGTCGGCGCGGTATTCGCGGCGGCGCGAGAACCACATGACGATCATGCTGGCCAGAATACCCAGAATCAGTTCGGCGACGATGGTCGCCACGTAGTAGGCGATGCCTTGGCCTTCTTCGTTCTTGAAGATGACCTTGTCGACGAAGTTGCCGATGATGCGGGCGAAGAACATCACGAAGGTGTTCACCACGCCCTGCACCAGCGCCAGGGTCACCATGTCGCCATTGGCCACGTGGCCGATTTCGTGGGCCAGCACGGCGCGCACTTCATCGGGCGAGAAGCGCTCCAGCAGGCCCTGGGACACGGCGACCAGCGCGTCGTTGCGGTTCCAGCCGGTGGCGAAGGCGTTGGCCTCGTAAGCCGGGAAGATACCCACCTCGGGCATCTTGATGCCGGCCTCGCGCGGGACAGCTCCTCGACCGTTTGCAGCAGCCACTGCTCGTGGCGGGTGCGCGGCTGGGAGATGATCTGGGTGCCGGTGGTCATCTTCGCCATCCACTTGGAGATGAACAGCGAAACGAGGGAGCCGGCGAAGCCGAACACGGCACAGAACACCAGCAGGCTGCTGAGGTTGAGGTCAACCCCGTTGGCGGCCATGATCCCGTTGAAGCCAAACAGGCTCAGGGTAATGCTTGCAACCAGCACCACCGCAAGGTTGGTGGCTACAAACAACAGAATGCGCATCATGGTTGTTACGTTCTCCTGACGGATGGGTTTGTTGCGTATGCGGGGTATATAAGGGGCCTGCCGTGCCGATTCAATCGGGCGACTATTTCAAACTGTGTACGGCGGAGTATGGCAGAGGATCTTGCGGGGGCTGTGAGGTAGAGCGTTGCAGGATGTAAGAAACATCCTGTGGGGTATGGCGGGCGGATTTTGTTGAGTTTGAGATCGAGCGCCGCCCGCGCGCGGCGCATCGCAGGCTTCGCCAGCTCCCACATCTGTTTCGGGCCAGTAACGCCTGTGACAGACGCGCGCGACCGCCTTGTATGTACGACGCGATATCAAGCCATGCGCCAAGAACGGTCGCGCGCAAATCTCACAGGAATAATTGGCCCGAAACAGATGTGGGAGCTGGCGAAGCCTGCGATGCGCCGCGCGGGCGGCGCTCGATCTCACAGATACCACAAATATCCCGCCGAACCTTACTGCGAATAACCCTTCAGGAAGTTCCCGATACGGCCAATCGCCTGCTCCAGGTCATCCACACGCGGCAAGGTCACCACGCGGAAGTGGTCCGGCCATGGCCAGTTGAACGCCGTACCCTGAACGATCAGCAGCTTCTCCGACAGCAGCAAGTCGAGCACGAACTTCTCGTCGTTGTGGATCGGGCACACTTTCGGGTCGATTTTCGGGAACGCATACAGCGCACCCATCGGCTTGACGCAGCTCACGCCAGGGATCGAATTGAGCAGTTCGTAGGTGCGATTGCGCTGCTCCAGCAGGCGGCCTGGCGGCAGCACCAGGTCGTTGATGCTCTGGTAGCCGCCCAGGGCGGTCTGGATGGCGTGCTGGGCCGGCACGTTGGCGCACAGGCGCATGTTGGCCAGCATGTCGATGCCTTCGATGTAGCTCTGGGCGTGCTGCTTGGGCCCGGAGATGATCAGCCAGCCGGAGCGGAAGCCCGCCACCCGGTACGACTTGGACAGGCCGTTGAAGGTCAGGCACAGCAGGTCTGGGGCCAGCGAGGCGGTGCTGATGTGCACGGCTTCGTCGTAGAGGATCTTGTCGTAGATCTCGTCCGAGAACACCACCAGGTTGTGCTGACGCGCCAGCTCCAGCATGCCCAGCAGCAGTTCCTTGGAGTAGACGGCGCCGGTCGGGTTGTTCGGGTTGATGATCACCAGGGCCTTGGTGTTCGGGGTGATCTTGGCCTTGATGTCTTCCAGGTCCGGGAACCAGTCGGCCTGCTCGTCGCACAGGTAGTGCACCGGCTTGCCACCGGCCAGGCTCACTGCGGCAGTCCACAGCGGGTAGTCAGGTGCCGGGATCAGCACTTCGTCGCCGTTGTTGAGCAGGGCCTGCATCGACATCACGATCAACTCGGACACGCCGTTGCCGAGGTAGATGTCCTCGATGGTGACGCCTTCGATTTCCTTCTGCTGGCAGTACTGCATCACCGCCTTGCGGGCGCTGAACAGGCCTTTGGAGTCGCTGTAGCCCTGGGCGGTGGGCAGGTTGCGGATCACATCCTGAAGGATTTCGTCCGGTGCCTCGAAGCCAAACGGCGCCGGGTTGCCGATGTTCAGCTTGAGGATGCGATGGCCTTCCTCTTCCAGGCGTTTGGCGTGCTTGAGCACTGGGCCGCGAATGTCGTAGCAGACATTGGCGAGCTTGTTCGATTTGCTGAACTGCATGATGTGATCCCGGTTGAGAATACGCGCTGCCGCCGCCGCCCAGTTCGATAGGTTCGAAAGGTTTGAAAGGGCGGCAGCGAGTGCCAGACTTGGAGCCTTGCACACGAAGCCAACTAATATACGTGCCACCCGCGCCCTGGAAAAGACGGCGCAGCGTGAAATTCAGCCTGCCGAGGTCCACTTATGCAAAAGATCGACAAAACCCTTGAAGAATGGCGCGCCATGCTCGACCCGGCCCAGTACCAGGTGTGCCGCCTCAAGGGCACCGAGCGGCCGTTCAGCGGCAAGTACAACAGCGAACGACGCGACGGCATCTACCACTGCATCTGCTGCGACCTGCCGCTGTTCGACGCGCAGACCAAGTTCGACTCCGGCTGTGGCTGGCCAAGCTTCTATGCGCCGATCGAAGACAGCGCGATGATCGAAATCCGCGACACCTCCCACGGCATGATCCGCACCGAGGTCACCTGCGCCCAGTGCGATGCCCATCTGGGCCATGTGTTCCCCGACGGCCCGCCACCGACCGGCCTGCGCTACTGCA includes:
- a CDS encoding DEAD/DEAH box helicase — translated: MGLCGCTQRQTHDQETGGFAALDLNPNIVAAVLATGYEEPSAIQHQSIPIILAGHDMIGQAQTGTGKTAAFALPILNKIDVSKREPQALILAPTRELALQVATAFETYAKQMPGVNVVAVYGGAPMGPQLRAIRNGAQIVVATPGRLCDHLRRDEKVLSTVQYLVLDEADEMLKLGFMDDLEVIFDAIPESRQTVLFSATLPSSIRSIAERHLREPKHVKIQSKTQTVTAIDQAHLMVHADQKIPAVLRLLEVEEFDALIAFVRTKQATLDLASALEAKGYKAAALNGDIAQNQRERVIDSLKDGRLDIVVATDVAARGLDVPRITHVFNVDMPYDPESYVHRIGRTGRAGRDGRALLLVTPRERRMLQVIERVTGQKVAEARLPNAQAVLDARIKKLTSSLAPLVAEAEATHGELFDRLTADLGCSPRALASALLRKATNGQALDLAAVEREQPLVPSFAPRGERPERGERAERSDRGDRERRAPMPLAEGRVRCRTALGARDGIAAKNLLGAILNEGGLARDAIGRIQVRDSFSLIELPEEGLERLLSKLKDTRVAGKQLKLRRYRED
- a CDS encoding thiopurine S-methyltransferase gives rise to the protein MEAAFWHRKWADNQIGFHQAQVNPYLQRHWPALGLAPGGRVLVPLCGKSLDLAWLAGQGHRVLGVELSRLAVEDFFREQGLAAEVSQQGAFEVWQAGEVQVWCGDVFALRAEDVADCVGLYDRAALIALPPAMRERYMAMLSQILPAGGRGLLVTLDYDQSKLDGPPFSVVDSEVRRGFCAWKVDELEAFEAIKESPKFVQAGVPSLLERVYCVAF
- a CDS encoding pyridoxal phosphate-dependent aminotransferase, whose product is MQFSKSNKLANVCYDIRGPVLKHAKRLEEEGHRILKLNIGNPAPFGFEAPDEILQDVIRNLPTAQGYSDSKGLFSARKAVMQYCQQKEIEGVTIEDIYLGNGVSELIVMSMQALLNNGDEVLIPAPDYPLWTAAVSLAGGKPVHYLCDEQADWFPDLEDIKAKITPNTKALVIINPNNPTGAVYSKELLLGMLELARQHNLVVFSDEIYDKILYDEAVHISTASLAPDLLCLTFNGLSKSYRVAGFRSGWLIISGPKQHAQSYIEGIDMLANMRLCANVPAQHAIQTALGGYQSINDLVLPPGRLLEQRNRTYELLNSIPGVSCVKPMGALYAFPKIDPKVCPIHNDEKFVLDLLLSEKLLIVQGTAFNWPWPDHFRVVTLPRVDDLEQAIGRIGNFLKGYSQ
- the msrB gene encoding peptide-methionine (R)-S-oxide reductase MsrB; this translates as MQKIDKTLEEWRAMLDPAQYQVCRLKGTERPFSGKYNSERRDGIYHCICCDLPLFDAQTKFDSGCGWPSFYAPIEDSAMIEIRDTSHGMIRTEVTCAQCDAHLGHVFPDGPPPTGLRYCINSVCLDLKPRD